In Papaver somniferum cultivar HN1 chromosome 1, ASM357369v1, whole genome shotgun sequence, a genomic segment contains:
- the LOC113308560 gene encoding protein DJ-1 homolog B-like: MASTRILNLSLHLNPLVKLKRSKSKTTKLFTSSSTSSTQRFAVSAMASTLRKVLVPIANGSEPMEAVIMVDVLRRAGADVTVASVEKDLQIDASWGMKLVADALISECSDNTYDLISLPGGMPGSSTLGDCEVLKTLVKKQADDGRVYAAICAAPAVTLGPWGLLKGLKATCHPSVVDKLPSDATMVESRVQEDGQAVTSRGPGTTIEFSLALVEKLYGKDKVEEVAGPMVMRSNHGDEYTVTEINPVKWTFNGTPQILVPIANGTEEMEATMIIDILKRAKANVIVASVEDKYEILASRKVKIVADMLLDEAAILSYDLIVLPGGLPGAETFSKSEKLVNMLKNQMGSDRPYGAICASPALVLEPHGLLKGKKATAYPALCEKISDKSEAENRVVIDGKLITSRGPGTSMEFSLAIVEKFFGRKKALELAKGMVFVQP, translated from the exons ATGGCTTCAACACGTATACTCAATCTCTCTCTTCACTTAAACCCTCTCGTAAAACTAAAACGGTCCAAATCAAAAACCACAAAactcttcacttcttcttctacttcttcaacTCAAAGATTCGCAGTTTCGGCTATGGCTTCCACTCTTCGCAAG GTTTTGGTTCCAATTGCAAATGGTTCGGAACCAATGGAAGCTGTGATTATGGTAGATGTTCTTCGTAGAGCTGGAGCTGATGTCACTGTTGCTTCTGTTGAAAAAGATCTTCAAATTGATGCTTCTTGGGGAATGAAACTTGTTGCTGATGCACTCATTTCTGAATGTTCTGATAATACCTATGATCTTATTTCTCTTCCG GGGGGAATGCCAGGTTCTTCTACTCTTGGAGACTGTGAGGTGTTAAAAACCTTGGTGAAAAAACAAGCAGATGATGGGCGGGTTTATGCTGCAATTTGTGCAGCTCCTGCTGTCACTCTTGGACCTTGGGGTTTGTTGAAGGGATTGAAA GCGACTTGCCATCCTTCAGTTGTTGACAAACTACCCTCTGATGCAACAATGGTTGAATCAAGAGTACAGGAGGATGGACAAGCTGTTACTAGTCGGGGTCCTGGTACGACTATAGAATTCTCCTTGGCCCTAGTTGAGAAACTGTATGGAAAAGATAAGGTTGAAGAAGTTGCAGGACCTATG GTAATGCGTTCAAATCATGGGGATGAATATACAGTGACTGAGATAAATCCTGTAAAGTGGACATTCAACGGCACTCCACAG ATTCTTGTGCCAATTGCCAATGGCACAGAAGAGATGGAAGCCACAATGATCATTGATATTCTGAAGCGAGCAAAGGCAAATGTGATTGTGGCATCAGTTGAAGATAAATATGAAATTCTAGCTTCTCGGAAAGTGAAGATTGTAGCTGATATGCTTCTCGATGAGGCTGCAATACTCTCTTACGATCTAATTGTGTTGCCG GGTGGTCTTCCTGGTGCGGAAACTTTTTCGAAGTCAGAGAAGCTGGTTAATATGCTCAAGAACCAGATGGGATCAGATAGACCTTATGGAGCAATTTGTGCATCTCCAGCTTTAGTTTTGGAGCCCCATGGTTTACTCAAG GGTAAGAAAGCCACAGCTTATCCAGCATTGTGTGAAAAGATCTCGGATAAGAGTGAGGCGGAGAACCGAGTTGTAATTGATGGAAAACTTATCACCAGTAGAGGCCCAGGAACTTCCATGGAATTTTCCCTTGCAATTGTGGAGAAGTTCTTTGGGCGCAAGAAAGCATTAGAGCTTGCCAAGGGTATGGTTTTTGTGCAACCTTAA